The Rhodocytophaga rosea genome has a segment encoding these proteins:
- a CDS encoding universal stress protein encodes MKTIVCPTDFSACANNAVVYANQLANKTQARLVLVHSTFVPDAMPYAGISVHAATSTYGEEMMYQDRLVNLCQELKKQNPNSLVAYATKVGYRPVTDEIAHVANTENADLIVMGTTGAHGLKEIVLGSNTADVIEISRRPLLVVPEQASFAPIKHIIFAADLTREHPANIALTVELATLFGAHISFLHVLREDNFMTGTTAKIEYSHRFSGIGYDKVSFHTQEDENIERGILTFGKTHKADLIVMVNHQQSFWRSVFSNSHTKEMAYHTTIPLLAIHD; translated from the coding sequence ATGAAAACGATTGTATGTCCTACTGATTTTTCGGCTTGTGCAAATAATGCAGTTGTGTATGCCAACCAGCTGGCAAATAAAACACAAGCCCGGCTTGTTTTAGTGCATTCTACGTTTGTTCCGGATGCCATGCCTTATGCCGGTATTTCGGTGCATGCAGCTACTTCTACGTATGGGGAAGAAATGATGTACCAGGACCGGCTGGTGAATCTTTGCCAGGAATTGAAAAAACAAAATCCGAATTCGCTGGTCGCTTATGCAACCAAAGTAGGGTACCGGCCGGTTACCGATGAAATCGCCCATGTTGCCAACACAGAAAATGCAGACCTGATTGTAATGGGCACTACCGGCGCCCATGGCCTGAAAGAAATAGTGCTGGGCTCAAACACAGCCGATGTGATCGAAATCAGCAGACGGCCATTGCTGGTTGTACCGGAACAGGCTTCTTTTGCACCAATCAAACATATTATTTTTGCAGCTGACCTTACCAGAGAACATCCGGCTAATATAGCGCTTACTGTTGAATTGGCTACCTTATTCGGGGCGCATATTAGCTTTCTGCATGTGTTGAGAGAGGATAATTTTATGACGGGCACAACCGCAAAGATCGAATACAGCCATAGATTTTCAGGCATCGGATATGATAAGGTGAGTTTTCATACGCAGGAAGATGAAAATATTGAACGGGGAATACTTACGTTCGGTAAGACACATAAAGCCGATCTGATAGTGATGGTGAATCATCAGCAGAGTTTCTGGAGGTCTGTTTTCAGTAACAGCCACACCAAAGAAATGGCTTATCACACCACCATTCCTTTACTGGCCATTCATGATTAA
- the ppsA gene encoding phosphoenolpyruvate synthase, whose protein sequence is MKPFTLSFENISLQNLPQVGGKNASLGEMYRTLSASQIHVPDGLATTAEAFQLFLQENALTDNIAFALSALDTENFSNLAQVGATIRKRMLQATLPEKIASAIRSAYQELCQKYNAPIQVAVRSSATAEDLPTASFAGQHESYLNISGEEELLKACLRCYASLFTDRAIKYRHHHGFDHLKVYLSVGIQKMVRSDMGSAGVCFTLDPETGFTNVVLITGSWGLGENVVQGAVNPDEFYVFKPTLQAGKKAILSKKMGSKAQTMIYAPEQAETPVINVDTPLSRREQYVLSDEEISRLASWSLAIEEHYGQPMDIEWAKDGETNEMFIVQARPETVYSRKSRTLQFTEYSLKEKGQVLTSGKGIGKRITGGIARILNSPKDAHLLQPGEILVTDITNPDWDPILKKVSAIITNKGGRTSHAAIVARELGAVAIVGTGNATTAIKDGSYVTVSCTDGQNGYVYDGKLNWEEKAVDVSHVTLPHTKPMLIIGDPDKAFDLSFYPNAGVGLMRLEFIINNSIRIHPMALVKFDSLKDEPVKAEIEKLTHHHTNKEEYFVETLAQAVGTIAAAFYPKEVIVRMSDFKTNEYANLIGGRDFEPREENPMLGFRGASRYYNERYKEGFGLECKAMKRVREEMGFTNVKLMIPFCRSIEEGKKVLAIMEQYGLKRGQNALEVYVMAEIPSNVILAREFAKVFDGFSIGSNDLTQLTLGIDRDSSTVSDLFNEKDPATKEMMRMVIKAAKESGVKIGLCGQAPSDFPDFAQFLIGQGIDSISFNPDAMIKGIENMNAAEDKLNQAYLSKDSWIAYEEDAALNSGI, encoded by the coding sequence ATGAAACCATTCACCCTTTCCTTTGAGAATATCAGTCTACAAAACCTGCCTCAGGTTGGCGGCAAAAATGCCTCCCTTGGCGAAATGTACCGCACCCTGTCTGCCAGTCAGATTCATGTACCAGACGGACTTGCCACTACTGCCGAAGCTTTTCAACTTTTTTTACAGGAAAATGCACTGACTGATAATATTGCTTTTGCCTTATCTGCCCTGGATACCGAAAATTTTTCTAACCTGGCTCAAGTAGGAGCTACGATCCGCAAACGTATGCTGCAAGCCACACTTCCCGAAAAGATAGCTTCTGCCATCCGCAGTGCTTATCAGGAACTTTGCCAGAAATACAATGCTCCAATACAGGTAGCTGTCCGCAGCAGTGCTACCGCTGAAGATTTGCCTACCGCCAGTTTTGCCGGACAACATGAATCCTATCTGAACATATCCGGAGAAGAAGAATTGCTCAAAGCCTGTTTGCGTTGTTATGCGTCCTTATTTACAGACCGGGCCATCAAATACCGCCATCATCACGGCTTCGACCATCTGAAAGTATATCTATCAGTAGGCATACAGAAAATGGTCAGGTCGGATATGGGAAGTGCCGGGGTGTGCTTTACACTTGATCCGGAAACCGGCTTTACAAATGTGGTATTAATTACCGGCAGCTGGGGACTGGGTGAAAATGTAGTACAGGGTGCTGTAAATCCGGATGAGTTTTATGTATTTAAACCTACCTTACAAGCAGGCAAAAAAGCCATTCTGAGTAAAAAAATGGGTTCTAAAGCCCAGACGATGATTTATGCACCGGAACAGGCGGAAACGCCGGTCATAAATGTAGATACCCCTCTGTCTCGCAGGGAACAATATGTACTTAGTGACGAGGAAATCAGCCGGCTGGCAAGCTGGAGCCTTGCGATTGAGGAACATTATGGCCAGCCTATGGATATTGAATGGGCAAAAGATGGAGAAACGAATGAAATGTTCATTGTACAAGCCCGTCCGGAAACAGTATACAGCCGCAAATCCAGAACCCTGCAGTTCACAGAATATTCGCTGAAGGAAAAAGGCCAGGTACTTACCTCAGGTAAAGGCATCGGAAAACGGATCACCGGCGGCATTGCCAGAATTTTGAATTCTCCCAAAGATGCCCACTTATTGCAACCAGGAGAAATTTTAGTTACCGATATCACCAACCCAGACTGGGACCCTATCCTGAAAAAAGTTTCGGCCATTATCACCAATAAAGGCGGACGCACCAGCCATGCAGCCATCGTAGCCAGAGAACTGGGGGCTGTTGCCATTGTAGGTACCGGAAATGCCACTACGGCCATTAAAGACGGAAGTTATGTAACCGTTTCGTGCACCGACGGGCAAAATGGATATGTGTATGATGGTAAATTGAACTGGGAAGAAAAAGCAGTAGATGTCAGCCATGTAACCCTGCCGCACACAAAACCTATGTTAATCATTGGCGATCCCGATAAAGCTTTTGATTTGAGTTTTTATCCCAATGCCGGTGTCGGACTCATGCGCCTGGAATTTATTATCAACAACAGCATCCGGATTCACCCGATGGCTTTGGTTAAATTCGATAGTCTGAAAGATGAACCTGTGAAAGCAGAGATCGAAAAACTGACCCATCACCACACAAATAAGGAAGAATATTTTGTAGAAACCCTGGCGCAGGCGGTGGGTACCATTGCGGCTGCATTTTATCCCAAGGAAGTAATTGTACGCATGAGCGATTTTAAAACCAATGAATATGCCAACCTGATTGGCGGCAGAGATTTTGAACCTAGAGAAGAAAATCCGATGCTTGGTTTCAGAGGTGCTTCCAGGTACTATAACGAACGCTATAAAGAAGGATTCGGCCTGGAATGCAAAGCAATGAAAAGGGTGCGTGAGGAAATGGGATTTACCAATGTAAAACTCATGATTCCTTTCTGCCGGAGCATAGAAGAAGGGAAAAAGGTGCTGGCCATTATGGAACAATACGGGCTAAAACGGGGGCAAAATGCACTGGAAGTATATGTGATGGCTGAAATTCCAAGCAATGTAATTCTGGCCAGAGAATTTGCCAAAGTATTTGACGGATTTTCTATCGGCTCCAACGACCTCACCCAGCTTACCCTTGGCATCGACCGGGATTCTTCCACGGTAAGTGACCTGTTTAACGAAAAAGATCCGGCTACCAAAGAAATGATGAGAATGGTGATCAAGGCAGCCAAGGAAAGCGGCGTAAAGATAGGTCTTTGCGGGCAGGCTCCCAGTGATTTTCCTGACTTTGCCCAGTTTTTGATCGGGCAGGGAATCGACAGCATTTCCTTCAACCCCGATGCAATGATCAAAGGCATTGAAAACATGAATGCGGCCGAAGATAAACTAAACCAGGCGTATCTGAGCAAAGATAGCTGGATCGCTTATGAAGAAGATGCTGCCCTGAATTCAGGGATATAA
- a CDS encoding SDR family oxidoreductase produces the protein MEKIFSDKVAIVTGASFGIGQATAIAFAVRGAKVALVDWVEDQETLNQIRAMKGEALFIKCDVSQPSQVEAMVAKVIDTFGQIDFAFNNAGIEGATAPIQDCTVENWNKTIGVNLTGVWLCMKYEIAQMHKQGKGMIVNCASVAGLIGFPGLPAYVASKHAVVGLTKTAALENAKSGIRVNAVCPGVIRTPMIDRVTGKAKEVEKQYESMEPVGRMGEPSEVAEAVVWLCSDAASFVTGHAMPVDGGWIAG, from the coding sequence ATGGAAAAAATATTTTCAGACAAAGTAGCCATTGTAACGGGCGCTAGTTTTGGCATAGGCCAGGCTACAGCCATTGCCTTTGCTGTCAGAGGTGCCAAAGTAGCCTTAGTTGACTGGGTGGAAGACCAGGAAACCCTGAATCAGATTCGTGCAATGAAAGGTGAGGCCCTGTTTATCAAATGTGATGTATCTCAGCCCAGTCAGGTGGAAGCGATGGTGGCGAAGGTGATTGATACCTTTGGCCAAATCGATTTTGCTTTCAATAATGCTGGTATCGAAGGGGCAACTGCGCCTATTCAGGATTGTACAGTAGAAAACTGGAATAAAACCATTGGGGTAAACCTGACAGGTGTATGGCTGTGTATGAAATATGAAATTGCCCAGATGCATAAACAAGGAAAGGGTATGATCGTAAACTGTGCCTCTGTAGCCGGGCTTATAGGTTTTCCTGGCCTGCCAGCATATGTAGCCAGCAAACATGCCGTAGTCGGACTTACCAAAACAGCCGCTCTGGAAAATGCAAAATCCGGTATACGTGTTAATGCCGTTTGTCCAGGGGTGATCAGAACGCCGATGATTGACCGGGTTACCGGTAAAGCAAAAGAAGTAGAAAAACAGTATGAGAGCATGGAACCGGTAGGCCGGATGGGGGAACCTTCCGAAGTAGCGGAGGCAGTAGTCTGGTTATGTTCCGATGCCGCTTCTTTTGTAACTGGTCATGCGATGCCTGTGGATGGAGGATGGATAGCCGGGTAG
- a CDS encoding flavodoxin domain-containing protein, giving the protein MKGLIIYKGKYGATDQYASWLSKALNLPAVLPEQLSSGQFSQTELLVMGTSVYIGKFQIRDWLQQNISLIRDKKLFLFVVSGTPVEEKEKLESFVVANVPAEIRRNTEIFFLPRKLTYANLSWLDKILLRMGAMFTKDGTQRKRMLTDYNEVNQLHLMPLIQSITHYTHTNTANCQYTH; this is encoded by the coding sequence ATGAAAGGACTTATCATTTACAAAGGAAAATACGGTGCTACTGACCAATATGCCAGCTGGCTGAGTAAAGCCCTGAACCTGCCAGCCGTTTTACCAGAACAACTTTCCAGCGGTCAGTTCTCCCAGACAGAACTATTGGTTATGGGCACCTCTGTGTATATAGGCAAGTTTCAGATCAGAGACTGGCTCCAACAAAATATTTCCCTGATCAGGGACAAAAAGCTATTTCTGTTCGTGGTATCAGGCACACCAGTAGAAGAGAAGGAAAAACTGGAAAGTTTTGTAGTGGCAAATGTACCGGCAGAAATCCGGCGTAATACTGAAATCTTTTTTCTTCCCAGAAAACTCACCTATGCAAACCTTTCCTGGCTGGATAAAATCTTGCTTCGTATGGGTGCGATGTTTACAAAAGATGGCACCCAGCGAAAGCGCATGCTTACTGATTACAATGAGGTAAACCAATTACATCTGATGCCACTCATCCAGTCTATTACCCATTATACCCACACTAACACTGCAAACTGTCAATACACTCATTAA
- a CDS encoding serine hydrolase domain-containing protein: MIYVGSRADDKGNPITNPLFEIGELSSLFTTTLLARMAILGEVNLETPVQELLPGQHLPVYQKLECEPIGSGYSLYACDPLANDQVISMVLCNLATHSAGFPKNPSNLKTWLHPKNPYARYTTSHLYRYLNNHPISFTSGFTYQYSHIGMALLGHSLSVKSGLPYSDLLQEKVLIPLSLSDTRITVSAAQQSRLLPGYTAKGKLTPHWDFDVLAPSAGMQSSIEDMLQFLSVQMGQSHREWLPVVKLAQNPREVIRQKDLAGSTVGLGWLTTKVPGIGGEEVTWMEGQTGGFSSYIGLLNGQSIGVVILSNHARPVSDLGIQVLKTLDQEAKEAQSIPAAIR, translated from the coding sequence GTGATCTATGTAGGGAGCAGGGCAGATGACAAAGGAAACCCGATAACAAACCCTTTGTTTGAGATCGGCGAACTGAGTAGTTTATTTACCACTACCTTACTGGCCCGGATGGCTATACTGGGTGAAGTAAATTTAGAAACTCCGGTTCAGGAGCTTTTGCCCGGACAACATTTGCCTGTGTACCAGAAACTGGAGTGTGAACCCATCGGTTCCGGCTATTCTTTATATGCCTGCGATCCGCTTGCCAACGACCAGGTAATTTCAATGGTACTTTGTAACCTGGCTACCCATTCAGCAGGATTTCCTAAAAATCCATCCAATCTCAAAACATGGCTTCACCCCAAAAATCCTTATGCCAGATATACCACGTCACACTTGTATCGCTATCTCAACAATCATCCCATTAGCTTTACAAGCGGATTCACTTATCAGTATTCCCACATAGGTATGGCATTGTTAGGCCATAGTTTGTCTGTAAAATCGGGTTTGCCTTACAGCGATCTGTTGCAGGAGAAAGTGCTGATCCCCTTATCATTATCAGATACCAGAATTACAGTATCTGCCGCACAGCAAAGCCGCTTGTTACCCGGATATACGGCCAAAGGCAAACTTACCCCTCACTGGGATTTTGATGTATTAGCCCCTTCAGCAGGCATGCAGTCTAGCATTGAAGATATGCTGCAGTTTTTATCCGTACAGATGGGCCAGAGCCACAGAGAATGGCTGCCGGTAGTTAAACTTGCCCAGAACCCAAGGGAAGTGATCAGGCAGAAAGACCTGGCTGGAAGTACAGTAGGATTAGGCTGGCTGACTACTAAAGTTCCTGGCATTGGCGGGGAAGAAGTGACCTGGATGGAAGGCCAGACAGGCGGATTTTCTTCCTATATAGGTTTATTAAACGGACAAAGTATAGGTGTAGTCATTCTCTCTAACCATGCCCGGCCAGTATCTGATCTGGGTATACAAGTATTAAAAACACTGGATCAGGAAGCAAAAGAAGCACAAAGTATTCCTGCTGCTATCAGGTAA
- a CDS encoding universal stress protein, with protein sequence MKTILIPTDFSTHSLNAIDYAASLAEKMPVKLILLHMYHVPVVYTEVPVVAITDQDFEAEADVELKRQVEHIQSSGKVKDVSYINREGLLVDTISDIAAENKVDLIVMGTQGASGLEKMLIGSYTAAILDETQCPVLIVPAGVSFKGIKKIMYATDFQFNDFTAINQVADIARFYDAEIVVTHISTAPAKEEATMDWFMEIAEANISYPNVTFRSFAGADVSGQLTGLVKGMNVDLLCMSTVRRTFFEKLYKSSLTKKMVYQAEIPILAFHVKEPNRL encoded by the coding sequence ATGAAAACGATACTTATTCCTACCGATTTTTCCACGCATTCCCTCAATGCCATTGATTATGCAGCCTCACTGGCCGAAAAAATGCCTGTAAAACTTATTTTGCTGCATATGTATCATGTGCCGGTAGTATATACTGAAGTGCCGGTGGTAGCGATTACCGATCAGGATTTTGAGGCCGAAGCTGATGTAGAATTAAAGCGTCAGGTAGAACACATTCAAAGCTCTGGCAAGGTAAAAGATGTATCCTATATCAACAGAGAAGGCTTGCTGGTAGATACGATCAGTGATATTGCAGCCGAAAATAAAGTAGACCTGATTGTGATGGGTACGCAGGGAGCCAGTGGTCTGGAGAAAATGCTGATTGGAAGTTATACAGCTGCTATCCTGGATGAAACACAATGTCCTGTTCTGATTGTACCGGCGGGTGTTTCTTTTAAAGGAATTAAGAAAATTATGTATGCAACCGATTTTCAATTCAATGATTTTACTGCCATTAACCAGGTAGCGGATATTGCCCGTTTTTATGATGCCGAAATCGTAGTTACGCATATTTCTACGGCTCCTGCCAAAGAAGAGGCAACCATGGACTGGTTTATGGAAATTGCCGAAGCCAATATTAGTTATCCGAATGTTACTTTCCGTTCCTTTGCCGGGGCCGATGTTTCCGGCCAGCTCACTGGTCTGGTAAAAGGCATGAACGTAGACCTGTTATGTATGTCTACAGTCCGGAGAACCTTTTTTGAGAAATTATATAAAAGCAGCCTGACAAAAAAGATGGTATACCAGGCTGAAATTCCGATACTGGCTTTTCATGTAAAAGAACCAAACAGATTGTAA
- a CDS encoding YybH family protein, translating into MRSIRRNLFITVVAGILVCLLWGCHQAEKNPSTQDVQADIQAVEAVSKARAAAFNQSNAAGIAKHFTADAVLMAPDKPAIKGPDAVQGYYQSIFDAYTPQLKSYYEQVEVSGDMAYGRGFAEVRLAPKGGGDTLFSTAKYLNILKKQPDGSWKTTHDIWNSNEPSR; encoded by the coding sequence ATGCGATCGATCAGGCGGAATTTATTTATTACTGTGGTGGCTGGTATCTTGGTATGCTTGCTTTGGGGCTGCCATCAGGCAGAGAAAAATCCTTCAACCCAGGATGTGCAGGCGGATATACAGGCGGTAGAGGCAGTAAGCAAAGCAAGGGCTGCGGCTTTCAATCAGAGTAATGCAGCAGGAATTGCCAAGCATTTTACGGCAGATGCGGTGCTGATGGCTCCGGATAAACCAGCTATAAAAGGCCCGGATGCCGTACAGGGCTATTATCAGTCGATTTTTGATGCCTACACCCCGCAGTTGAAAAGTTATTACGAACAAGTAGAAGTTTCCGGTGATATGGCCTACGGACGGGGATTTGCAGAAGTACGGCTTGCACCCAAAGGGGGAGGAGATACGCTTTTCTCTACGGCTAAATACCTCAATATTCTCAAAAAGCAGCCTGATGGTTCCTGGAAAACCACCCACGATATCTGGAATAGCAATGAACCATCCCGTTAG
- a CDS encoding YeeE/YedE family protein, with protein sequence MCINESQLVHPWWYNFKYLFVGILFGIILVKSELVSWFRMQEMFRFQTFHMYGTLGSAVAVGMLSVWLIKKFRIKTIYGEEIEIHPKKFNKGHIYGGLLFGFGWAMAGACPGPLFALIGTGATVIIVALLSAIAGTWVYGLLRDKLPH encoded by the coding sequence ATGTGTATCAACGAATCCCAACTGGTACACCCCTGGTGGTATAATTTCAAATACTTATTTGTAGGCATACTATTCGGAATCATATTAGTGAAATCCGAACTGGTTTCCTGGTTCCGCATGCAGGAAATGTTCCGTTTTCAAACTTTTCATATGTATGGTACGCTTGGGTCAGCAGTTGCTGTAGGGATGCTGTCGGTATGGCTTATCAAAAAATTCCGTATCAAAACTATCTATGGGGAAGAAATAGAAATCCATCCGAAAAAATTTAACAAAGGCCATATTTATGGCGGATTGCTGTTTGGATTTGGATGGGCCATGGCTGGTGCTTGTCCGGGCCCACTGTTTGCGCTGATCGGTACTGGCGCTACGGTGATCATCGTTGCCTTGCTGAGTGCCATTGCGGGTACCTGGGTATATGGATTATTGAGAGATAAACTGCCTCATTAG
- a CDS encoding universal stress protein — MKTIIVPTDYSAAAIHATDYAGQLAKTLRAGLILLHVFQRPTLISTTLEVNSVNRMALEHEEKLTLLAEQLTETYGIEVDKIATTGHLPEILDELVKQKQAELVVIGMHALSTAERLLVGSTTTTVMEYANYPLLIVPQEATFKPLKHMLLACEYQYLTGQTKLPVLRDLALGSGGEIEVLHIEEPEMVAGKIGERVQTGQYLDRMLKGVAHSYAFVERDDITEGILQRIQTFQADLLALVPREHGIWDILFNRSTTRKLIWQMHIPLLVLPNHA; from the coding sequence ATGAAAACCATTATTGTTCCCACCGATTATTCTGCTGCGGCAATACATGCCACTGACTATGCTGGACAGTTAGCCAAAACGTTACGTGCCGGACTTATTTTATTGCACGTCTTTCAGCGGCCAACACTTATTTCCACTACGCTTGAAGTAAATTCTGTAAACCGGATGGCCCTTGAACATGAAGAGAAATTAACTCTTCTGGCTGAGCAGCTTACAGAAACCTATGGAATAGAGGTAGATAAAATTGCCACCACTGGACATTTGCCGGAGATACTGGATGAACTGGTAAAGCAAAAACAAGCTGAGCTGGTTGTGATTGGAATGCATGCCCTTAGTACGGCCGAACGTTTATTAGTTGGAAGCACAACTACTACTGTAATGGAATATGCTAATTACCCGCTACTGATAGTTCCTCAGGAAGCTACTTTCAAGCCACTGAAACATATGCTGTTAGCCTGTGAATACCAATACCTGACTGGCCAGACGAAACTACCTGTTCTGAGAGATTTAGCTTTGGGATCTGGCGGAGAAATTGAGGTGCTGCATATTGAAGAGCCGGAAATGGTAGCCGGAAAAATAGGAGAACGGGTGCAAACCGGCCAGTATCTCGACCGGATGCTAAAAGGAGTTGCTCATTCTTATGCCTTTGTAGAACGGGATGATATTACGGAAGGAATATTGCAGCGGATACAGACTTTTCAGGCTGATTTACTGGCATTGGTACCTCGTGAACACGGAATATGGGATATTCTTTTCAACAGAAGTACCACCCGTAAACTGATCTGGCAAATGCATATTCCCTTACTTGTGTTGCCAAATCATGCGTAA
- a CDS encoding DUF6544 family protein: MVRIIFSILLLAYGLIHLLGFVQAFRLTNIEGVYLKSWASFMTDSPKLAGTLWFLAFLLFLGATLLFILKKEIWWALALTAVVLSQILIILYWQEAKSGTIANGLIVIGIILGYSAWHFNRMVTAEINTFTAHAQYPAQLITSDIISRLPAPVQQWLTRSNIVDKQTIHTVYLEQKGQMRTTPEGKWMAVEAKEYFTVQNPGFLWIADVKAAPFIHLAGRDKYENGQGHMLIKALSLITVADAHGKETDQGTMLRYLGEMVWFPSAALSEYITWETIDASSARATMSYGGISAPGIFRFSAQGDVESFEAQRYYSRKAGATLEKWLVTIDKHSFKEFGGIRIPARSTVTWQLQTGDFTWFQLDITHIAYNQNVSLIPAAQPKPIPVTQKQK; the protein is encoded by the coding sequence ATGGTACGCATTATTTTTTCCATCTTATTACTCGCTTATGGGCTTATCCATCTTTTAGGATTTGTACAGGCTTTCCGGCTTACTAACATTGAAGGGGTGTATTTAAAATCCTGGGCCTCTTTTATGACTGATTCACCTAAACTGGCAGGCACATTATGGTTTCTGGCTTTTCTGCTGTTTTTAGGGGCTACGCTGCTTTTCATCCTAAAAAAAGAAATCTGGTGGGCACTTGCTTTGACAGCGGTTGTTTTATCGCAAATACTGATCATTCTTTACTGGCAGGAAGCAAAATCCGGCACTATTGCCAATGGATTGATTGTAATAGGCATCATCCTGGGATATTCGGCCTGGCATTTCAACCGGATGGTAACGGCTGAAATCAATACATTTACTGCTCATGCACAATATCCGGCGCAACTCATTACCAGTGACATCATTTCCCGGCTTCCAGCTCCTGTTCAACAATGGCTCACCCGTTCAAATATCGTGGATAAACAAACCATTCACACCGTATATCTGGAACAAAAAGGACAGATGCGAACCACGCCGGAGGGCAAATGGATGGCTGTTGAAGCCAAAGAATATTTTACGGTACAAAATCCCGGATTTTTATGGATTGCCGATGTAAAAGCAGCCCCCTTTATTCACCTGGCTGGCAGAGATAAGTATGAAAACGGCCAGGGACATATGCTTATCAAAGCCCTGTCGCTGATTACGGTAGCCGATGCACATGGAAAAGAAACTGACCAGGGTACCATGCTGCGGTACCTGGGAGAAATGGTCTGGTTTCCTTCGGCGGCACTCAGCGAGTACATCACCTGGGAAACCATAGATGCCAGTTCTGCCAGAGCCACCATGAGCTATGGCGGCATTAGCGCTCCGGGCATTTTCCGGTTTTCAGCGCAGGGAGATGTTGAAAGTTTTGAAGCGCAACGCTATTATAGCCGCAAAGCAGGAGCAACCCTGGAAAAATGGCTGGTTACCATAGATAAACACAGCTTTAAAGAATTCGGAGGAATCCGGATACCTGCCAGATCAACTGTAACATGGCAACTACAAACCGGCGATTTTACCTGGTTTCAACTTGATATTACCCATATAGCCTATAATCAAAACGTAAGTCTCATCCCTGCTGCTCAACCAAAACCCATTCCTGTTACTCAGAAGCAAAAATAA
- a CDS encoding AI-2E family transporter — protein MLSGKFTYSRYLEFVLALALLLYWGRSLFIPLSFAWLLSILLYPLCKKLELKGISRSLSIALSLCVVVLLVASLVFLAGWQLSRLQGQVPAMASKFSLLLQQFQKWVLDTLHISLDQQINWFEQTLMSTGNNLGGLLTGTIGITADFLLFIVIVPLFAALILSYRRLLVQFLYALLPVQSHTQTLGVLSKTITIYHNYVKGLLLIYLIVAVLNSLGLYVLGIEHAILYGTLASILTIIPYVGIAIGSLLPITLAWLSYDSIWYPVGVILWFMFVQYLEANIIFPWIIGQRLKVNTLVSLIALFVGGIIWGASGMVLFLPFVAILKIIAENIPEWKALDILLGPERPQEAVSGNKKQVVTKTKLPEAASAPSQEN, from the coding sequence ATGCTTAGCGGTAAATTTACCTATAGCCGATACCTCGAATTTGTACTGGCACTGGCCTTGCTGCTCTACTGGGGAAGATCATTGTTTATTCCGCTTTCCTTTGCCTGGCTGCTGAGTATTTTATTATATCCCTTGTGTAAAAAACTGGAACTCAAAGGTATTTCCCGGAGCCTTTCCATTGCATTGTCTTTATGTGTAGTGGTGCTACTGGTAGCTAGTTTGGTATTTCTGGCTGGATGGCAACTTTCCAGGCTTCAGGGACAGGTTCCTGCCATGGCTTCCAAATTTTCATTGCTGTTGCAACAATTTCAGAAATGGGTGCTGGATACCCTGCATATTTCTCTGGATCAGCAGATCAACTGGTTTGAACAAACGCTAATGAGCACCGGTAATAACCTGGGCGGTTTACTTACAGGCACGATCGGTATAACAGCAGATTTTCTGCTTTTTATAGTGATCGTACCCTTATTTGCGGCTTTAATATTGTCTTACCGGCGTTTACTGGTTCAGTTTCTATATGCCCTGCTTCCGGTACAATCGCATACCCAGACACTTGGCGTACTGAGTAAAACCATTACTATTTACCATAACTATGTAAAAGGCCTGTTACTCATTTACCTGATCGTAGCTGTGCTCAATAGCCTGGGATTATATGTGCTGGGAATCGAACATGCTATATTATATGGTACGCTTGCCTCTATCCTCACCATTATTCCCTATGTGGGCATTGCCATTGGCTCCTTGCTGCCTATCACGCTTGCCTGGCTCAGTTACGATTCTATATGGTATCCGGTGGGGGTAATTCTGTGGTTCATGTTTGTACAGTATCTGGAGGCAAATATCATTTTCCCCTGGATTATTGGCCAGCGTCTCAAGGTAAATACCCTGGTTTCGCTGATCGCCCTTTTTGTGGGAGGTATTATATGGGGCGCTTCGGGCATGGTGCTGTTTCTTCCATTTGTAGCTATACTTAAAATTATTGCCGAAAACATTCCGGAATGGAAAGCCCTGGATATTCTGCTGGGTCCGGAAAGACCGCAAGAGGCTGTTTCCGGTAATAAAAAGCAAGTTGTTACAAAAACAAAACTGCCTGAGGCGGCTTCTGCCCCTTCACAAGAAAACTAA